The following is a genomic window from Mycolicibacterium sp. TY81.
CTCTTCGGCGATGTCATCCGGTGTTCGTCCCCACCCTTCCGTGTCCTCACGGAGACGGCCGTTGCGGGCGATGTTGGTTTTGACCCCACCGGGGTGGATGGTGACCGCCCGGACGCCCGTGCCGCGCAACTCGTGACGCAGTGACTCCGTGAATCCACGCACGGCGAACTTCGAGGCGCAGTAGGCGCTCTCGTTGCCGACTCCGATGAGACCGTAGACGCTGGAGGTGTTGACGATCGCGCCGGCGGACTGACCTAGCAACTGTGGCAGGAAGGCGCGCGTGCCGTTCACAACGCCTCGGTAGTTGATCTCGTGCAGCCAGTCCTCGTCGTCGCTGACACCGTTGCGGATGCTCGCGCTCAGGGCGACGCCGGCGTTGTTGAAGACCGCTCCGATCGGCGCGGGCGCCCACGATGCCACCTGCGCGGCGAACTCACCCACCGCCGCGGCGTCGCGTACGTCCACCACGTCGGTCAGGCACGCGCCAGAGAGCATCGACAAGGTCTCCTTGAGGCCGACCTCGTCGACGTCGGCGATTGCGACGGGACACCCCGCTGTCGAGAGCCGGTGCGCCAGCGCCCGGCCGATGCCGGAGCCGGCGCCGGTGATGACTAC
Proteins encoded in this region:
- a CDS encoding SDR family oxidoreductase, which gives rise to MFNRRTTLTGRTVVITGAGSGIGRALAHRLSTAGCPVAIADVDEVGLKETLSMLSGACLTDVVDVRDAAAVGEFAAQVASWAPAPIGAVFNNAGVALSASIRNGVSDDEDWLHEINYRGVVNGTRAFLPQLLGQSAGAIVNTSSVYGLIGVGNESAYCASKFAVRGFTESLRHELRGTGVRAVTIHPGGVKTNIARNGRLREDTEGWGRTPDDIAEEFDALAMTTPEAAADIIVEGVERGQSRILVGIDAKVIDALVRLAPTRYPIGIAAVQAALSSRAAKRLGTVMAR